The Rubinisphaera margarita genome includes a region encoding these proteins:
- a CDS encoding NADAR family protein: MNLDSLQNECLAGERHKFLHFWGHQPRKTGVVDESCMSQWYPAGFNVEGILYPTAEHYMMAAKARLFDDRTTEQSILNSPHPGAAKKLGRQVSGFDEHLWEQSREQIVLDANRAKFSQHSLLLDFLLRTGARILVEASPHDRIWGIGLSARDAAAHDPLQWLGLNLLGFALMRVRDDLSLQQ, translated from the coding sequence ATGAATCTGGATTCTCTGCAGAATGAATGTCTGGCTGGGGAACGACACAAGTTTCTGCACTTCTGGGGCCACCAGCCGCGAAAGACCGGTGTCGTCGATGAGAGTTGCATGAGCCAGTGGTATCCCGCTGGATTTAACGTCGAAGGAATCCTTTACCCGACCGCGGAACACTACATGATGGCCGCGAAAGCCAGGCTCTTCGACGATCGAACCACGGAGCAGTCGATTCTCAACTCGCCTCATCCCGGAGCCGCGAAAAAGCTCGGACGACAAGTCTCTGGTTTCGATGAGCATCTCTGGGAGCAATCGCGAGAGCAGATTGTTCTGGATGCCAACCGGGCGAAGTTCTCCCAACACTCTTTATTGCTGGATTTCCTCTTACGAACAGGAGCGCGAATACTGGTCGAAGCGAGCCCGCATGACAGAATCTGGGGAATCGGTCTATCGGCTCGCGATGCTGCCGCCCACGATCCGCTTCAATGGCTGGGACTCAATCTGCTTGGCTTTGCGTTGATGCGAGTCCGTGATGATCTAAGTCTGCAACAATAA